A region from the Mucilaginibacter sp. CSA2-8R genome encodes:
- a CDS encoding TonB-dependent receptor, with translation MGNLRSYFKKFLRINWLFFMKLSVCCGAILIISSSLFAATLTNAQSLQGTKVQLHVNRESLKAALRKLQAQSGFSIFYPSARVNAVKQVNIDAQSRSVAETLALLLGGTGLGYHQDGNRIIISPLKETEAPVTKTDAPVVVREVAQTIRVTGTVRDERNQPMPGVTVRTKERNPVTAITNAEGYFSLEVPDGQNVLVFSFIGYQTREVPVKGSAPLDIRLQPAAGSIDEVQVIGYSTTTRRNNTGSVSSLTSKEIENQPVSNPLAALQGRLPGVQLTQNNGLPGSGFRVQIRGIGSFNSGTLPLYLIDGVPFTLFNGSVPATDGLNAYGVSGANGGEISPLSMINPDDIERIDVLKDADATAIYGSKGANGVVLITTKKGKAGNTKFNVNFYQGAGKIGHFIDMLSTPDYLAMRRAAFAASGVTPTTANAPDLLVWDQNNTTNWQKELVGGTAHTTNADISISGGSAQNTFLFSSNYRREGTVFPGSFGANTFSNRLNAGHKSADQKFGIDLSVNYGYMQNNLISTDLSQLYNLPPNLPLYNADGSLYWNPSFTNPMAYLLRPTSNVTTNLIGNLNAYYQLLPGLRAKVNLGYTATGIKQTLQTPLTSLNPASVNLAAPTNRLQYANNTNNNYIIEPQLEYQREVWGGNIQALVGGTIQRTIADGINLIGTGFSSDALIGNINNAAAIVNNGSNNSDYKYAAIFGRLNYNWGGKYLVDATYRRDGSSRFGINNRFGNFWAVGAGWIFTQESWMKNVSWLSFGKLRGSYGLTGNDQIQNYQYNPYFNTTGSANSYQGQSIVYPSNVPNPDLHWETNKKLDLAVELGFLKDRIYVKADYFRNRSSDQLVNIILPTQAGFNSFTANFPAVLQNQGFEFELNSTNVQTKLFRWSTNINLTILRNEILQINNPAQLFNSSSYIVGQPINAIQLYKFTGINPATGVPTYQDLNGDGAITFGGDRAPAPLGHPYYGGVNNSFSYRGFELNVFFQFNHRMGYLNNSSSIPYGSGMTNQNVTALQRWMKPGDNTQYPGATTAGTTPYFNYNSSDANWGDASFIKLKTVSISYNLPKAWVKTIGFSNLNVFARGENLRTWAKQKYTYDPETTVSGAAPGLGTGQFIAMPQLRTMVLGLNCSF, from the coding sequence ATGGGAAATCTCCGTTCCTATTTTAAGAAGTTTTTACGAATCAACTGGCTGTTTTTCATGAAATTAAGCGTTTGCTGCGGAGCGATATTGATTATCAGTTCATCTTTATTTGCCGCTACTCTAACTAATGCACAAAGCCTGCAGGGCACTAAGGTGCAGCTACACGTTAACCGTGAATCCCTCAAAGCCGCATTGCGTAAATTACAAGCGCAATCGGGCTTCAGCATCTTTTATCCTTCGGCGCGCGTTAACGCTGTAAAACAGGTAAACATTGATGCGCAGTCGCGCAGCGTAGCCGAAACCCTGGCACTATTGCTGGGGGGTACCGGTTTGGGCTACCACCAAGATGGTAACCGGATTATTATATCGCCACTCAAAGAAACCGAGGCTCCGGTTACTAAAACTGATGCGCCGGTTGTAGTTCGGGAGGTCGCCCAGACCATAAGGGTAACCGGTACGGTTAGGGATGAGCGTAACCAACCTATGCCCGGTGTAACTGTGCGCACCAAAGAGCGCAACCCGGTTACTGCCATCACCAATGCCGAAGGTTATTTTAGTTTAGAAGTGCCAGACGGGCAAAACGTATTGGTATTCTCTTTTATAGGCTATCAAACCCGCGAAGTGCCGGTTAAGGGTTCTGCGCCGTTAGATATCCGTTTACAACCGGCCGCCGGTTCTATAGATGAAGTGCAAGTGATTGGTTACAGCACAACTACGCGCCGTAACAACACAGGTTCGGTAAGTTCATTAACGTCTAAAGAGATTGAAAATCAGCCGGTATCTAACCCGCTGGCTGCACTGCAGGGCCGTCTGCCGGGCGTTCAGCTTACGCAAAATAATGGTTTACCGGGTAGTGGTTTCAGGGTACAAATCAGGGGTATTGGCTCATTTAACAGTGGGACACTGCCATTGTACCTTATTGATGGGGTGCCTTTTACTTTGTTTAACGGAAGCGTACCAGCAACGGATGGTTTAAATGCTTATGGCGTTAGCGGCGCTAACGGAGGAGAGATTAGTCCGCTAAGCATGATTAATCCGGATGATATTGAGCGCATCGACGTTTTAAAGGACGCGGATGCAACCGCTATTTATGGTTCTAAAGGTGCCAATGGCGTAGTGTTAATCACTACAAAAAAGGGCAAAGCAGGCAACACTAAATTTAACGTAAATTTTTACCAGGGAGCAGGCAAAATAGGGCATTTCATTGACATGCTCAGCACGCCTGACTATCTGGCCATGCGCCGGGCAGCTTTCGCAGCCTCGGGCGTTACCCCAACAACCGCCAACGCACCTGATTTGCTGGTGTGGGACCAGAATAACACGACTAACTGGCAAAAAGAATTGGTTGGAGGTACGGCACACACTACTAACGCCGATATTTCTATCTCTGGCGGCAGCGCGCAAAATACTTTTTTGTTCAGCTCTAATTACCGCCGCGAGGGTACTGTGTTTCCAGGCAGTTTTGGTGCTAACACTTTCTCAAACCGGTTAAATGCAGGTCACAAAAGTGCAGACCAAAAGTTTGGCATAGATCTGAGCGTAAATTATGGTTACATGCAAAATAACCTGATTAGTACCGATTTGTCTCAGTTGTACAACCTGCCTCCAAACTTGCCGCTTTACAATGCTGACGGTAGTTTGTACTGGAACCCGTCGTTTACCAACCCAATGGCATATTTGTTAAGGCCGACATCAAACGTAACCACCAACCTGATAGGTAATTTAAATGCCTATTATCAGTTGTTGCCTGGCCTGAGAGCTAAGGTTAACCTTGGCTACACGGCCACCGGTATTAAACAAACGCTGCAAACGCCATTAACTTCTTTAAACCCAGCAAGCGTTAATCTGGCCGCACCTACCAACAGGTTGCAGTATGCTAATAACACCAACAATAATTATATCATAGAGCCGCAACTGGAATACCAGCGCGAAGTATGGGGCGGTAATATTCAGGCTTTGGTAGGTGGTACCATTCAGCGTACCATTGCCGATGGTATCAATTTAATAGGAACAGGTTTTAGCAGTGATGCTTTAATTGGAAATATTAATAACGCCGCTGCCATTGTAAATAACGGAAGTAATAACTCAGATTATAAGTATGCTGCCATATTTGGGCGTTTAAATTATAACTGGGGCGGCAAATATTTGGTGGATGCCACTTACCGTAGAGATGGTTCGTCACGATTTGGTATCAATAATCGTTTCGGGAATTTTTGGGCGGTGGGCGCCGGCTGGATTTTCACCCAGGAATCGTGGATGAAAAATGTTTCGTGGCTGAGCTTCGGAAAGCTGCGCGGCAGTTATGGCTTAACCGGAAACGACCAAATTCAGAACTATCAATATAATCCGTATTTTAATACGACCGGTTCTGCCAACAGTTACCAGGGCCAGTCTATTGTTTATCCTTCTAACGTGCCAAATCCCGACTTGCATTGGGAAACCAACAAAAAACTGGATTTAGCCGTTGAATTGGGCTTTTTAAAAGACCGCATTTATGTTAAAGCAGATTATTTCCGCAACCGGTCGTCAGACCAGCTGGTGAACATTATTTTACCAACACAGGCGGGCTTTAACAGTTTTACCGCAAATTTCCCGGCCGTTTTGCAAAATCAGGGTTTCGAGTTTGAATTAAACTCTACCAACGTGCAAACCAAATTGTTTAGGTGGAGCACTAATATCAACTTAACCATTCTGCGCAACGAAATTCTCCAAATAAATAACCCGGCGCAGCTGTTTAACTCATCCAGCTACATTGTTGGTCAGCCAATAAATGCAATACAGTTATACAAGTTTACCGGTATAAATCCTGCTACAGGCGTGCCTACTTATCAGGATTTAAACGGCGATGGTGCCATTACATTTGGTGGCGATCGGGCTCCGGCACCGCTTGGGCATCCATATTATGGCGGTGTCAATAACAGCTTTAGCTATCGTGGTTTCGAGCTTAATGTGTTTTTTCAGTTTAACCACCGCATGGGATACCTTAACAACAGCTCATCTATACCGTACGGCTCGGGCATGACCAACCAAAATGTTACGGCGTTGCAACGCTGGATGAAACCGGGTGATAATACACAATATCCGGGAGCAACTACCGCTGGTACCACGCCTTACTTTAATTACAATTCGTCCGACGCCAACTGGGGGGATGCCTCTTTTATCAAATTAAAGACAGTTAGTATCAGTTACAATTTGCCGAAGGCCTGGGTTAAAACTATCGGATTTTCTAACCTGAACGTATTTGCGCGCGGCGAAAATTTACGCACCTGGGCTAAACAGAAATATACTTACGACCCCGAAACTACAGTTTCTGGAGCAGCTCCCGGACTTGGAACGGGCCAGTTTATCGCCATGCCCCAATTGCGTACCATGGTTTTAGGTCTTAACTGTTCATTCTAA
- a CDS encoding FecR domain-containing protein, giving the protein MKDEQLLALIEKYLDGTATEQEKQQLDQWYREQSAHEAVWHTNSALEEQALEQRMLLHLYQHIKTDDAPVKKLWQRNLYRYAAAIFLVVTVCAGYLFITRKNYTVIDRPVAVVAPAVLSENRFVVLPDSSTVVLRSGSSIRYALNGRVREVHLKGEAFFDVKHMAANPFVIYAGNIKTTVLGTAFNIKANYGQQVVVSVSRGKVSVSDAKQHLLATLLPNQQLVYNAINKKVLQENVEALNAITWAKSDMQFEDMPFKQLAERLSRRYNVSVNFKSKNLEKCLITGRFNGTETLSQVLQALTGTIDASFATDGKTVTLDGAGCN; this is encoded by the coding sequence ATGAAAGACGAACAGTTACTCGCCCTGATAGAAAAATATCTCGACGGAACCGCTACCGAACAGGAAAAGCAACAGCTTGACCAATGGTATCGGGAGCAAAGTGCGCATGAAGCTGTTTGGCATACAAACTCAGCTCTGGAGGAGCAGGCGTTAGAGCAGCGTATGCTGTTGCATCTTTATCAGCATATCAAAACCGACGACGCTCCTGTAAAAAAACTCTGGCAACGTAATTTATATCGTTATGCCGCCGCCATCTTTTTGGTTGTTACTGTTTGCGCCGGTTATCTATTTATTACCCGAAAAAATTATACTGTAATTGACCGCCCGGTAGCCGTTGTAGCGCCCGCAGTGCTTTCCGAAAATCGTTTTGTAGTACTGCCTGATAGTAGTACCGTAGTGCTACGCTCTGGCAGTTCCATACGATATGCGTTGAACGGTCGCGTGCGTGAAGTGCATTTAAAAGGCGAGGCTTTTTTTGATGTGAAACATATGGCAGCCAACCCTTTTGTGATATACGCCGGCAACATAAAAACAACGGTGCTGGGTACAGCTTTTAACATCAAGGCTAATTATGGCCAGCAGGTGGTGGTATCCGTGAGCAGGGGTAAGGTAAGCGTATCAGATGCTAAACAGCACCTATTAGCCACCTTGCTGCCTAACCAGCAACTGGTTTATAATGCCATAAATAAAAAAGTTTTACAGGAAAATGTGGAAGCGTTGAATGCCATTACCTGGGCTAAGAGCGATATGCAGTTTGAGGATATGCCTTTTAAACAACTGGCCGAACGCCTGAGCCGGCGCTACAATGTGAGTGTAAACTTTAAGAGTAAAAATTTAGAAAAATGCCTGATTACCGGCCGTTTCAATGGAACCGAAACCCTAAGCCAGGTATTGCAGGCATTGACAGGAACCATAGACGCGTCTTTTGCAACGGATGGTAAAACCGTGACATTAGACGGTGCTGGCTGTAATTAA
- a CDS encoding RNA polymerase sigma-70 factor, whose amino-acid sequence MNTQELSDSDLALALQRGEEFAIAEIYHRYWRKLLAIAYNHTQDKVAAEEIVQEVLIKLWDKRGQVQIESLPAYLATATKFSVLTAIQRQKRRSDIAMAVYGQKLHDFDDEKIYARFLQEYINGVVETLPEKCRLVFKYSREHGKSLSQIALQMNIAEKTVEAHLTKALKVIRLSLRSIGMMLLFIFLRNY is encoded by the coding sequence ATGAATACGCAAGAATTATCTGACAGCGACTTGGCTTTAGCGCTCCAAAGGGGCGAAGAGTTCGCTATTGCAGAAATCTACCACAGGTACTGGCGAAAATTGCTGGCTATCGCCTATAATCATACCCAGGATAAGGTTGCAGCCGAAGAGATTGTGCAGGAAGTTTTAATTAAACTGTGGGACAAGCGCGGACAGGTGCAAATTGAATCATTGCCAGCCTACCTGGCTACGGCTACCAAGTTTTCCGTATTAACAGCCATCCAACGACAAAAACGCAGAAGCGACATTGCCATGGCCGTTTACGGGCAGAAGCTGCACGACTTTGACGACGAAAAAATTTACGCCCGTTTTTTACAGGAATATATAAACGGTGTTGTCGAAACACTGCCCGAAAAATGTCGACTGGTATTTAAATACAGCCGCGAGCATGGCAAATCGCTATCTCAGATTGCCTTACAAATGAATATTGCCGAAAAAACGGTCGAAGCCCATCTCACTAAAGCCTTAAAAGTTATTCGCCTCTCGTTAAGGAGTATTGGTATGATGCTTTTATTTATTTTCTTACGCAATTATTAA
- a CDS encoding cytochrome c biogenesis protein CcdA gives MLLLWLYPLAVAAAVQDTIPTADIEFKPAEKSAPADSMVSGTAQHQSQQKLKAAAVKPQPASSASQTLGSIFLAGFLGGLAALLMPCIFPMLPLTVSYFTKSTTSRAKAIRTAVFYALSIIFIYVVLGLAITIVFGADALNSLSTNGVFNFVFFLLLVGFATSFLGAFELTLPAKWVNRMDEQSDKGGLLGIFFMAATLSLVSFSCTGPIIGTLLVQAAVSGALLGPAIGMLGFSLALAIPFALFAMFPSWLGALPKSGGWLNSVKVTLGFLELALALKFLSNVDLAYRWHWFDREIFLVLWIVIFGLMGLYLLGKLKFSHDSTLAYLTVPRLFLAMVVLAFTLYMVPGLWGAPLKSISAFLPPQSTQDFDLYTASLTAGADPSAAAIDNTPRKYAGLFEKPAGLNPFFDYAEGVAYAKKVGKPVMIDFTGHACVNCRKMEANVWTDKAVLPVIRDQYVLIQLYVDDKEQLPAAEQYTSKFSGRRITTIGALNSDIQASRFNSNSQPFYVLLNPQTEQPLTEPQGADFEVSRYLQYLQRGLSAFRP, from the coding sequence ATGTTGCTGCTTTGGCTATACCCCTTAGCCGTTGCCGCAGCTGTTCAGGACACCATCCCGACCGCAGATATTGAGTTCAAACCAGCAGAGAAATCTGCACCTGCTGACAGTATGGTTAGCGGCACTGCTCAGCATCAATCGCAGCAAAAGTTAAAAGCAGCAGCTGTTAAACCGCAGCCGGCAAGCAGTGCCAGTCAAACCCTCGGCAGCATATTTTTAGCCGGGTTTTTAGGCGGACTGGCCGCATTGCTGATGCCGTGTATATTCCCGATGCTACCTTTAACGGTTAGTTATTTTACTAAAAGCACCACGTCTAGGGCAAAGGCCATCCGCACGGCGGTTTTTTACGCGTTGAGTATCATTTTTATTTACGTGGTGCTGGGGCTGGCCATCACCATAGTTTTTGGTGCCGATGCCCTAAACAGCCTCTCTACCAACGGTGTGTTTAACTTCGTTTTCTTTCTACTGTTGGTGGGTTTTGCGACATCGTTTTTAGGCGCTTTCGAACTCACGCTTCCTGCCAAGTGGGTAAACCGTATGGATGAGCAGTCGGACAAAGGCGGGTTGCTGGGTATATTTTTTATGGCAGCCACCTTATCGCTGGTGTCGTTTAGTTGCACGGGGCCCATTATTGGTACCTTGCTGGTACAGGCGGCGGTAAGCGGGGCTCTGTTAGGGCCTGCTATAGGTATGCTGGGGTTCTCATTAGCATTAGCAATTCCTTTTGCTTTGTTCGCCATGTTCCCGAGCTGGTTGGGCGCGCTACCTAAGTCTGGCGGCTGGCTCAATAGCGTTAAAGTTACTTTGGGTTTTTTAGAACTGGCCCTGGCACTTAAGTTTTTATCGAATGTAGACTTGGCTTACCGCTGGCACTGGTTCGACAGAGAAATCTTCCTGGTATTGTGGATTGTTATTTTTGGCCTGATGGGCTTGTACCTGTTGGGTAAACTAAAATTTAGTCACGACAGTACGCTTGCTTATCTTACCGTGCCGCGCTTATTTCTGGCGATGGTTGTACTGGCTTTTACCTTATATATGGTGCCCGGTTTGTGGGGAGCGCCGCTTAAAAGCATCAGCGCATTTTTACCGCCGCAATCTACCCAGGATTTTGATTTGTATACCGCCAGCCTGACCGCAGGTGCAGACCCGAGTGCTGCGGCAATTGATAACACTCCGCGCAAGTATGCTGGTTTATTTGAAAAACCTGCCGGCCTGAACCCGTTTTTTGATTATGCCGAAGGTGTAGCCTACGCCAAAAAGGTAGGCAAGCCCGTTATGATTGATTTTACCGGCCATGCCTGCGTAAACTGCCGTAAGATGGAAGCCAATGTGTGGACCGACAAAGCCGTGTTGCCCGTCATTCGCGACCAGTATGTGCTTATCCAGTTATATGTTGACGACAAAGAGCAATTGCCTGCGGCCGAACAATATACCAGCAAGTTCAGCGGCCGCCGCATCACCACCATTGGTGCCCTCAACAGCGACATACAGGCCTCGCGGTTTAACAGTAATTCGCAGCCGTTTTATGTGTTGCTTAACCCGCAAACAGAGCAGCCTCTTACCGAACCGCAAGGCGCCGATTTTGAGGTAAGCCGTTATCTGCAATACCTGCAACGCGGACTAAGCGCCTTTCGCCCATAG
- a CDS encoding protein-disulfide reductase DsbD domain-containing protein, which produces MKKLILILVLMCAGATLRAQILTPVKWAYAGKRISKTEAVILIKATMDDGWHLYSQNTTEGGPVKTTITFTPDAKYKMIGKTIEPKAITEFEKAFNMNVSFFEHSVVFQQKIKMSTAGPLTVKGTVEYMTCNDQKCLPPDQLSFTVTIK; this is translated from the coding sequence ATGAAAAAGCTTATCCTCATCCTGGTGCTGATGTGCGCCGGCGCGACATTGCGCGCACAAATTTTAACGCCTGTTAAGTGGGCCTACGCCGGTAAACGTATCAGTAAAACCGAGGCCGTAATTTTAATTAAAGCCACGATGGATGACGGGTGGCACCTGTACTCGCAAAATACTACCGAGGGTGGTCCGGTTAAAACTACCATTACGTTTACGCCCGATGCCAAATATAAAATGATAGGTAAAACCATCGAGCCGAAAGCTATCACCGAATTTGAAAAGGCTTTTAACATGAACGTGAGCTTTTTTGAGCATTCGGTTGTGTTTCAGCAAAAAATTAAAATGAGTACGGCGGGACCGCTTACTGTAAAAGGCACGGTAGAATACATGACGTGTAACGACCAAAAATGCCTGCCACCCGACCAGCTTAGTTTTACGGTAACCATCAAGTAA
- a CDS encoding cysteine synthase family protein, with the protein MAVSEAILSQSDSLKIKINNLWHLVGNTPMLELHYRYNGKPGRVFVKCEHYNLTGSVKDRMALYILHQAYSMSVIKQGDVIVEATSGNTGIAFAGIGKALGHEVVIMMPDWLSKERQDIIKSLGAKVHLVSKAEGGFLGSIRLAEELQQQSAGYFLPRQFENIYNAEAHEKTTGPEIWQQLQSIGLTPDAFVAGVGTGGTVMGTGKYLRAMNLKLKVHPLEPAESPTLTTGYKVGAHRIQGISDEFIPAIVKLDEMDEIVQAGDGDAIIMAQKMASQLGLAVGISSGANVIGAIKLAEQLGPDAVVVTLLCDSNKKYLSTDLVKEEPVKPGYLSTEVDFTDYQPICRLPEPVIHL; encoded by the coding sequence ATGGCAGTCAGCGAGGCAATTCTATCTCAATCCGATTCGTTAAAAATCAAAATTAATAACCTGTGGCACTTGGTGGGCAATACGCCCATGCTGGAGCTGCATTACCGCTATAACGGTAAACCGGGCCGGGTATTTGTGAAATGCGAACATTACAATTTGACGGGTAGTGTAAAAGACCGTATGGCGCTGTATATTTTGCACCAGGCTTATAGCATGTCGGTAATTAAACAGGGCGACGTGATTGTAGAAGCTACCTCGGGTAATACCGGTATTGCCTTTGCCGGTATTGGCAAAGCCCTTGGCCACGAGGTAGTGATTATGATGCCTGACTGGCTGAGCAAAGAACGGCAGGATATTATTAAAAGCCTGGGTGCAAAGGTGCACCTGGTGAGTAAAGCCGAAGGTGGCTTTTTAGGCAGTATACGCCTGGCGGAGGAGTTGCAGCAGCAATCGGCCGGGTACTTTTTGCCGCGCCAGTTCGAGAATATCTACAATGCCGAAGCGCACGAAAAAACAACCGGTCCCGAGATATGGCAGCAACTGCAAAGCATAGGTTTAACGCCTGATGCCTTTGTAGCCGGGGTAGGCACCGGCGGCACCGTGATGGGTACCGGAAAGTATCTGCGCGCCATGAACCTAAAGCTGAAAGTGCATCCGCTTGAACCTGCCGAATCACCAACTCTGACTACCGGCTACAAGGTAGGCGCGCACCGCATCCAGGGTATATCCGACGAATTTATCCCGGCCATTGTAAAACTTGACGAAATGGATGAAATTGTGCAGGCCGGTGATGGCGATGCCATTATTATGGCGCAAAAAATGGCCAGCCAGTTAGGTCTGGCCGTGGGTATCTCCTCGGGTGCTAACGTAATTGGCGCCATTAAACTGGCCGAACAATTAGGTCCGGATGCCGTGGTAGTAACCTTGCTTTGCGACAGTAACAAGAAGTACCTGAGCACGGATTTGGTAAAAGAAGAGCCGGTAAAGCCCGGTTACCTATCGACCGAGGTAGATTTTACCGACTACCAACCTATCTGCCGCCTGCCCGAGCCGGTAATTCATCTTTAA
- a CDS encoding Lrp/AsnC family transcriptional regulator — MAISNLDHTDTELLRLLQQDASLTNKELSIKLHKSIATIHERIRRLKEQGYIKRTVAILDRKKINRNLIAFSQVLLNDHTKETLSTFEREVVKFPEVMECFQMTGTFDFVLRIATSDMDAYHDFYRNKLSTLPRITTVQSFFVLSETKSDTAYPL, encoded by the coding sequence ATGGCTATTAGCAATTTAGACCACACCGACACCGAACTTTTAAGGCTTTTACAGCAGGATGCCTCATTAACCAACAAAGAGTTATCCATTAAGCTCCACAAGTCAATAGCTACCATACACGAACGCATCAGGCGACTGAAAGAGCAGGGCTACATTAAACGCACAGTAGCTATTTTAGACCGCAAAAAAATAAACCGCAACCTGATTGCTTTCAGCCAGGTGTTACTGAACGACCACACCAAAGAAACCCTGAGCACTTTTGAGCGCGAGGTAGTCAAATTTCCAGAAGTGATGGAGTGTTTCCAGATGACGGGCACCTTTGATTTTGTGCTGCGGATAGCTACCAGCGATATGGATGCCTACCACGATTTTTACCGCAACAAACTTTCTACTCTGCCCCGCATCACCACGGTGCAAAGTTTTTTTGTATTGTCTGAAACTAAAAGCGATACCGCTTATCCGTTGTAA
- a CDS encoding DMT family transporter yields the protein MKVFRFGVFRHLLALLNDKFLFVMKNFFLQGLAFAVLWSSGAVAVKFGIRSADPLILAAMRFMFTGVLFAPFYMLNPQTRFIPGGTEWKQVLIYGALNTTVTLGAFSVAQKYVSAGISSLFIAVTPLFILFASTLFLGRKMIRTEVGGMLIAFMGIAAASFGSTVQGHIHPLGILLLIIYVLAYTSSAIYFAKIKSTLTTGVFNVWQVFIGGVMLIPVAMLFKQVHVIRVDSWLVGSLLYMAVALSFVANRLWLNMINVDSVKAANWLYLVPVLGYIYGHFLLGEPIGLWGVAGTMLVLAGQLLSRSKSAKIL from the coding sequence ATGAAAGTTTTTCGTTTTGGTGTTTTCAGGCACTTGTTAGCTTTGCTCAATGATAAATTTTTGTTCGTGATGAAAAACTTTTTTCTTCAGGGCTTGGCTTTTGCTGTGTTATGGTCGTCGGGCGCAGTGGCTGTAAAGTTTGGCATCCGGTCAGCAGACCCTCTTATACTGGCTGCCATGCGCTTTATGTTTACAGGAGTACTTTTTGCACCCTTTTACATGCTTAACCCGCAAACCCGCTTTATTCCGGGCGGTACCGAATGGAAGCAGGTACTAATTTATGGCGCACTAAACACCACCGTGACCCTGGGTGCATTTTCTGTTGCGCAAAAATATGTGTCGGCCGGCATCAGCAGTTTATTTATTGCCGTTACGCCGTTGTTTATTTTATTTGCCAGCACGCTGTTTTTGGGCCGCAAAATGATCCGTACCGAGGTTGGCGGTATGCTCATCGCATTCATGGGTATAGCCGCAGCTTCGTTTGGCAGTACGGTACAAGGCCATATTCATCCGCTTGGTATTTTACTTTTGATTATTTATGTACTGGCTTACACCAGTAGTGCCATTTATTTTGCTAAAATTAAGAGTACGCTTACCACTGGTGTTTTTAACGTGTGGCAAGTGTTTATTGGTGGTGTAATGTTAATACCTGTGGCCATGTTGTTTAAACAGGTCCATGTAATACGTGTAGACAGTTGGCTGGTTGGATCGCTTTTATACATGGCAGTGGCCTTATCTTTTGTGGCCAACCGTTTATGGCTAAACATGATCAATGTTGATTCGGTAAAAGCAGCCAACTGGCTTTACCTGGTGCCCGTACTGGGTTACATATATGGTCACTTTTTACTTGGCGAACCTATTGGCCTGTGGGGTGTGGCCGGAACCATGTTGGTTTTAGCAGGCCAGCTGCTTAGTCGGAGCAAATCGGCAAAAATCTTATAA
- a CDS encoding oxidoreductase, which produces MKKTVLVTGASAGIGKATAIYLAQNGYDVYGAARRTDKMQDLKTYGIKPIALDITKDESVMTCVEEILKEAGSIDILVNNAGFGQEGAIEDISMEEARYQFDVNVFGAMRLAQLVLPKMRENKHGKIINISSVGGKIAFPLGGWYHASKFALEALSDSMRNEVKEFGIDIIVVEPGATKSEWGNVATDILLKVSGHTAYKDLATKTHNLFTRLSKDVAEPVVIAKLVLKGINAKSPKARYTTSQMASSLLLLLKRVLPDKQMDKLIMSQLK; this is translated from the coding sequence ATGAAAAAAACAGTTTTAGTTACAGGAGCTTCGGCAGGAATTGGAAAAGCAACCGCAATTTATTTGGCGCAAAACGGTTATGATGTGTATGGTGCTGCACGCAGAACAGACAAGATGCAGGATCTGAAAACGTACGGTATTAAACCCATAGCGTTGGACATTACTAAAGATGAAAGCGTAATGACTTGCGTCGAAGAAATTTTAAAAGAAGCAGGAAGTATTGATATATTGGTCAACAATGCCGGCTTTGGCCAGGAAGGTGCGATCGAGGACATATCGATGGAAGAGGCACGTTATCAATTTGATGTTAATGTGTTTGGTGCCATGCGTTTAGCCCAACTGGTATTGCCTAAAATGCGTGAAAATAAACATGGTAAGATCATCAATATCTCGTCTGTTGGTGGTAAAATTGCCTTTCCGTTAGGCGGATGGTACCATGCCAGTAAATTTGCACTGGAAGCATTGAGCGATAGTATGAGAAATGAAGTTAAGGAATTTGGTATTGACATCATCGTTGTTGAACCAGGGGCTACTAAATCTGAATGGGGGAATGTGGCAACGGATATTCTCCTAAAAGTATCAGGACATACCGCTTACAAAGACTTGGCTACTAAAACGCATAATTTGTTTACCCGGTTATCCAAGGATGTAGCAGAACCGGTAGTGATAGCGAAACTGGTCCTGAAGGGAATAAACGCAAAAAGTCCAAAAGCACGATATACAACGTCACAAATGGCTTCTTCGCTTTTATTACTTTTGAAAAGGGTACTACCAGACAAGCAAATGGATAAATTAATCATGAGTCAGCTAAAATAA